In Bosea sp. (in: a-proteobacteria), one DNA window encodes the following:
- a CDS encoding NnrS family protein, producing MAPIPRLRAYDGPALLSYGFRPLFLLAALQAGLAVLVWLVFVTGHLTVPTAFAPVDWHIHEMLFGYQAAAIGGFLLTAIPNWTGRLPVQGTPLLVLVLAWIAGRVAVGVSGLIGWRLAMAVDALYLALLAGAAAREILAGRNWRNLKVVLLIGLLLAANLAFHAEAALGGGADYARRFAIAVVLMLLMLIAGRIVPSFTRNWLAPRGEGRLPVPFGGYDKAVLAAGAIGLCLWVVLPDAAVTGAALILCAGLNAVRLARWAGERTWRNPLLVILHVGYAFVPLGFALSAAASFGLTGPGAGLHAWTAGAFGTMTLAVMSRATLGHTGRPLAATAATQACYALVVIGSVARICSALGHGPVALLHVAGLSWSLAFLGFAVAYWPALTGERLGAKAPSAAGAAR from the coding sequence ATGGCGCCGATCCCGAGGCTGCGGGCCTATGACGGCCCCGCCCTGCTGTCCTACGGCTTCAGGCCGCTTTTTCTGCTCGCGGCCCTGCAGGCGGGGCTTGCGGTCCTGGTCTGGCTCGTCTTCGTCACCGGCCATCTTACCGTTCCCACGGCCTTCGCGCCGGTGGACTGGCATATCCATGAAATGCTCTTCGGTTATCAGGCGGCCGCGATCGGCGGCTTCCTGCTGACCGCCATCCCCAACTGGACCGGACGGCTGCCCGTGCAGGGCACGCCGCTTCTGGTGCTGGTCCTGGCCTGGATCGCGGGGCGGGTCGCGGTCGGGGTCTCAGGCCTGATCGGCTGGCGGCTCGCCATGGCGGTCGATGCGCTCTATCTCGCCCTGCTCGCCGGTGCCGCCGCGCGCGAGATCTTGGCCGGCCGCAACTGGCGCAATCTCAAGGTCGTCCTGCTGATCGGCCTCTTGCTCGCGGCCAATCTCGCCTTCCATGCGGAGGCCGCGCTCGGGGGCGGGGCCGACTATGCCCGCCGCTTCGCCATCGCCGTCGTGCTGATGCTGCTCATGCTGATCGCCGGGCGGATCGTGCCGAGCTTCACGCGCAACTGGCTGGCGCCGCGCGGGGAGGGGCGCCTGCCGGTGCCCTTCGGCGGCTATGACAAGGCCGTGCTGGCGGCGGGCGCGATCGGGCTTTGCCTGTGGGTCGTCCTGCCGGACGCGGCCGTGACCGGGGCTGCGCTCATCCTCTGCGCCGGCCTCAACGCCGTCAGGCTCGCGCGCTGGGCGGGCGAGCGCACCTGGCGCAACCCGCTGCTCGTCATCCTGCATGTCGGCTATGCCTTCGTGCCGCTGGGTTTCGCGCTCTCGGCGGCGGCGAGCTTCGGACTGACCGGCCCTGGCGCCGGCCTGCACGCCTGGACGGCCGGCGCCTTCGGCACCATGACGCTGGCGGTGATGTCGCGGGCGACCCTCGGCCATACCGGGCGCCCGCTTGCCGCCACTGCCGCCACACAGGCCTGCTACGCCCTGGTGGTGATCGGCTCGGTGGCGCGGATCTGCTCGGCGCTCGGCCATGGCCCGGTTGCGCTGCTGCATGTCGCGGGGCTCAGCTGGTCGCTGGCCTTCCTCGGCTTCGCGGTGGCCTATTGGCCGGCCCTGACCGGCGAGCGGCTCGGCGCGAAGGCCCCCTCCGCCGCGGGAGCCGCCCGATGA
- a CDS encoding pseudoazurin, translating to MFRTFLAGALMALAAAGANAAEIEVKMLNKGEAGAMVFEPALIKIAPGDTVKFLPTDKSHNAESVPEMMPAGAEPFIGKMNEQVDITFNKDGVYGIKCKPHYGMGMVALVVVGEPTNLEAAATAKHPGKAKTVFAGLIAKVK from the coding sequence ATGTTCAGGACGTTTCTCGCTGGCGCGCTGATGGCGCTGGCAGCCGCCGGTGCCAATGCGGCGGAGATCGAGGTCAAGATGCTCAACAAGGGCGAGGCCGGTGCCATGGTGTTCGAGCCGGCGCTGATCAAGATCGCACCGGGCGACACGGTGAAGTTCCTGCCCACCGACAAGAGCCACAATGCGGAAAGCGTTCCCGAGATGATGCCGGCCGGCGCCGAGCCCTTCATCGGCAAGATGAACGAGCAGGTCGACATCACCTTCAACAAGGACGGCGTCTACGGCATCAAGTGCAAGCCGCATTACGGCATGGGCATGGTGGCGCTGGTCGTGGTCGGCGAGCCGACCAATCTGGAGGCCGCCGCCACCGCCAAGCATCCGGGCAAGGCGAAGACGGTCTTCGCCGGCCTGATCGCCAAGGTAAAGTGA